The following is a genomic window from Methanolinea sp..
CCATCGCGTCTGCACGCACGGAGGTCCGGCGGGCGGCCGAGACCCTCCGGACATCAGCCGAGGAGGCAAAGAGGATCGGAGGCGAGGTCATCCCGCTCGACTGGACTCCGGGGAACGAGGGGAGGTTTGCGATCACGCGTCGGATGCCCCTCGGGGTGGTCCTCGGGAGGATGCTCGTCGACGCATGGTTCCCCCCCGACGCGCTGAACGTCGTTCCCTGCCCCGGAGAGCGTGCCCAGCGGCTCGTCGAGGACCCCCGCATCTCGGTCCTCTCCTTCACGGGGAGCCCGGAAGTCGGGTGGGCCCTCCGCGGGAAGGCGGGCCAGAAACGGGTCCTGCTGGAACTCGGGGGGAGCGCCCCCGTGATAGTCCACGATGACGCGGACGTCGGGCACGCAGCGGCCCGCGTCGTGCAGGGGGGATTCGGCGACGCGGGGCAGGTGTGCATCTCGGTGCAGCGGGTCCTCGTCCATGAGGCAGTCTACGCGGAGACGTGCCGCGCGGTCTGCCGGCTCGCGGGGGACCTCGCGGTGGGGGATCCCCGGGACGAGAGGACCGACGTCGGCCCGATGATCTCGGCGGACGCGGCAGAGAGGGCCCTTGCAATGGTACGGGACGCCGTCGTGCGGGGAGCGAGGATCGCGGCGGGCGGGCACGCGGAGGGCGCGACGATGGTCCCCACGGTCGTTGCGGGCATCAGGCCCGGCATGCGCCTTTTCGACGAGGAGGTCTTCGCACCGGTCATTGGCCTGTGCAGCTACAGCGACTTTGCAGAGGCACTCTCCCTCGCGAACCGGACCCGCTACGGCCTCCAGATGGGCATCTTCACGCGCGATATCGGCAGGATCGTGGAAGCGTTCGCGAAAGGGGAATTCGGCGGGATCGTCGTCAATGACGTCCCGACATTCCGGGCCGACCACATGCCCTACGGCGGGGAGAAGGCATCGGGCCTCGGGCGCGAGGGGCCGAGGTACGCGATAGAGGAGATGACCACGCTCCGGCTCCTCGCCCTCAGCCCCTGCCACGGAGGTGGTGCGGGGTGACCGGGCAGGGGGCCGGCGCGCCCCGGCCGTGGCAGGTCGCGGTGATCGGGCCTTCGGACTGCACGCCAGGGGAGGCACGCGCTGCGGAAATCGCGGGGAGGATCCTCGCGGAGAGGGGGGCAATCCTCGTCTCCGGCGGGATGTCAGGCGTCATGGAGGCATCGTGCCGCGGTGCGAGGGACGCGGGGGGAATCGCGATCGGAATCCTCCCGTGGGGAGGGGAAGGGAACGCCCATCTCTCGGTGCGCGTGAGGACCGGGATGTCGCACGCGAGGAACTTCATCGTCGTGGAGAGTGCCGACGCGGTCGTCGCGATAGGGAAGGGGTACGGGACCCTCTCCGAGATTGCCTTTGCCCTCAAGACGGGAAAGCCCGTGTACGGGTATCGGACGTGGGAAATCCCCGGCGTCACTGCCTGCGAGAGTCCGGAGGAGGCGTGCCTGCGCGCACTCTCCGCCGCGTCCCCGTGAGGTCCGTCCTGTAACCCCCCATCCTTTCCAGCACTGCGCGGAATTCCGCCGAGGCGACGGCGCCGAGGAGGGCCTCGACCCTCGGGTCACCGAGCATGTCCGCCGGGACGGCGAGTTCGTACCTCTCGTGGGCGACAGGAACGAACGAGAGGCCAAAAGCCCGCGCAGCCGACCGGATTCCCATCGCCGCGTCCGCCTGGCCGTTCTTCACGGCGAGGGCAACGGC
Proteins encoded in this region:
- a CDS encoding aldehyde dehydrogenase family protein — encoded protein: MVDRGHASGFDVPEHGCIVGGTERFSGEVHAVRFPYTGETFARVHEATGADLGDAVFLASRGFSETRELSASERYRVLSDVSARVLRDSDALARVLVMEGGKTIASARTEVRRAAETLRTSAEEAKRIGGEVIPLDWTPGNEGRFAITRRMPLGVVLGRMLVDAWFPPDALNVVPCPGERAQRLVEDPRISVLSFTGSPEVGWALRGKAGQKRVLLELGGSAPVIVHDDADVGHAAARVVQGGFGDAGQVCISVQRVLVHEAVYAETCRAVCRLAGDLAVGDPRDERTDVGPMISADAAERALAMVRDAVVRGARIAAGGHAEGATMVPTVVAGIRPGMRLFDEEVFAPVIGLCSYSDFAEALSLANRTRYGLQMGIFTRDIGRIVEAFAKGEFGGIVVNDVPTFRADHMPYGGEKASGLGREGPRYAIEEMTTLRLLALSPCHGGGAG
- a CDS encoding TIGR00725 family protein — protein: MTGQGAGAPRPWQVAVIGPSDCTPGEARAAEIAGRILAERGAILVSGGMSGVMEASCRGARDAGGIAIGILPWGGEGNAHLSVRVRTGMSHARNFIVVESADAVVAIGKGYGTLSEIAFALKTGKPVYGYRTWEIPGVTACESPEEACLRALSAASP